A single window of Leopardus geoffroyi isolate Oge1 chromosome D4, O.geoffroyi_Oge1_pat1.0, whole genome shotgun sequence DNA harbors:
- the LOC123593864 gene encoding notch-regulated ankyrin repeat-containing protein has protein sequence MSQAELSTCSAPQTQRIFQEAVRKGNTQELQSLLQNMTNCEFNVNSFGPEGQTALHQSVIDGNLELVKLLVKFGADIRLANRDGWSALHIAAFGGHQDIVLYLITKAKYAGSGR, from the coding sequence ATGAGCCAGGCCGAGCTGTCCACCTGCTCGGCGCCGCAGACGCAGCGCATCTTCCAGGAGGCCGTGCGCAAGGGCAACACGCAGGAGCTGCAGTCGCTGCTGCAGAACATGACCAACTGCGAGTTCAACGTGAACTCGTTCGGGCCTGAGGGCCAGACGGCGCTGCACCAGTCGGTCATCGACGGCAACCTGGAGCTCGTGAAGCTGCTGGTCAAGTTCGGCGCCGACATCCGCCTGGCCAACCGCGACGGCTGGAGCGCGCTGCACATCGCCGCGTTCGGCGGCCACCAGGACATCGTGCTCTATCTCATCACCAAGGCCAAGTACGCGGGCAGCGGCCGGTGA